In Callithrix jacchus isolate 240 chromosome 18, calJac240_pri, whole genome shotgun sequence, one DNA window encodes the following:
- the LOC144580185 gene encoding protein FAM110A-like has translation MPVDTLSPGAPAAPALPCRLRTKVPGYLLRRPADGGVRKPSAVERLEADKAKYVKSLHVANTRQEPVQPLLSKQPLFRPETRRTVLTPSRRALPGPCRRPQLDLDILSSLINLCDSPVSPAEASRTPGRAEGAGQPPPATPPRPPPSTSAVRRVDVRPLPASPAQPCPSSGPAAASSPARPPGLQRSKSDLSERFSRAAADLERFFNFCGLDPEEARGLGVAHLARASSDIVSLAGPSAGPGSSEGGCSHRSSVTVEERPGCASPTACRWWSAMPA, from the coding sequence ATGCCTGTGGACACGCTGAGCCCTGGAGCCCCGGCCGCCCCTGCCCTACCTTGCCGCCTGCGGACCAAGGTCCCCGGCTACCTGCTACGGAGGCCGGCAGATGGTGGAGTCCGGAAACccagtgctgtggagcgcctggAGGCCGACAAGGCCAAGTACGTCAAGAGCCTGCATGTGGCCAACACCCGCCAGGAACCTGTGCAGCCCCTGCTGTCCAAACAGCCACTCTTTCGCCCTGAGACTCGCCGCACAGTGCTCACGCCCAGCCGCCGAGCCCTGCCTGGCCCCTGCCGACGGCCCCAGCTGGACCTGGACATCCTCAGCAGCCTCATCAACTTGTGTGATAGTCCCGTGTCTCCTGCTGAGGCCAGCCGCACTCCTGGACGGGCAGAGGGAGCTGGCCAGCCTCCCCCAGCCACGCCCCCACGACCGCCACCCAGTACCTCTGCGGTCCGCCGAGTGGACGTCCgccctctgcctgcctcacctgcccagccctgcccgtCATCGGGTCCTGCCGCCGCCTCCAGCCCAGCCCGGCCACCGGGTTTGCAACGCTCTAAGTCGGACTTAAGCGAGCGCTTTTCTAGGGCAGCCGCTGACCTTGAGCGCTTTTTTAACTTCTGCGGCCTGGACCCGGAGGAGGCAAGAGGGTTGGGTGTGGCCCACTTGGCACGGGCCAGCTCGGACATTGTGTCCTTGGCCGGGCCCAGTGCTGGGCCGGGCAGCTCTGAAGGGGGCTGCTCTCATCGCAGCTCGGTTACTGTTGAGGAGCGGCCCGGGTGCGCGTCCCCTACGGCGTGTCGGTGGTGGAGCGCAATGCCCGCGTGA